In one window of Methanocaldococcus sp. DNA:
- a CDS encoding radical SAM protein, whose amino-acid sequence MIILRNEICDKLEDIVRNLKIVKHCIGCEGINLEIENPYHHPSIELTQKCNLNCIYCYSKHKNIKRGIYGNLENAKAVTISQYGEPLMDLEGVKKGIEFCKELGLRVDLQTNGVLLNEKIIEEFKDLGLDLIMISLSSFNREKYKLLTGKDYFSKVLENIKIASKYLHTIVRTIYIPGFNDNDLLKLSKELNGYVDEIMVHHLILYKENENSLKNLNINFDEVGKIKNLLLMVNKMQENSPKINVTIKGCLLVQLKEMDGFILNNITYDVFSEVPDIKREYKPLPWE is encoded by the coding sequence ATGATAATTTTAAGAAATGAAATTTGCGACAAATTGGAAGATATTGTTAGAAATTTAAAGATAGTTAAGCATTGTATAGGATGTGAAGGGATAAATTTAGAAATTGAAAATCCTTATCATCATCCCTCCATAGAATTAACTCAAAAATGTAATTTGAACTGTATTTACTGTTATTCTAAGCATAAAAATATAAAGAGAGGTATTTATGGAAATTTAGAAAATGCAAAGGCGGTTACAATATCTCAATATGGAGAGCCACTAATGGATTTAGAAGGAGTAAAAAAAGGAATTGAATTTTGTAAGGAGTTGGGTTTAAGAGTGGATTTACAAACAAATGGAGTTTTATTAAATGAAAAAATTATAGAGGAATTTAAAGATTTAGGTTTGGATTTAATAATGATTAGTTTAAGTTCTTTTAATAGGGAAAAGTATAAATTATTAACTGGAAAGGATTACTTTTCCAAAGTTTTAGAGAATATAAAAATAGCATCAAAGTATTTACATACAATTGTTAGAACTATATATATTCCAGGATTTAATGATAATGATTTATTAAAATTATCTAAAGAACTTAACGGCTATGTAGATGAAATTATGGTACATCATCTAATTTTATACAAAGAAAATGAAAATTCCTTAAAAAATCTAAATATAAACTTTGATGAGGTTGGTAAAATTAAAAATTTGTTATTAATGGTAAATAAAATGCAAGAAAATTCCCCAAAAATTAATGTCACTATTAAAGGATGCTTATTAGTTCAATTAAAGGAGATGGATGGCTTTATATTAAACAACATAACTTATGATGTTTTTTCAGAAGTTCCAGATATTAAAAGAGAATATAAACCATTACCTTGGGAATAA